The Deltaproteobacteria bacterium region CAGCGATTGGAAGGGCCTCGCCTCGCAGATCCAGAAAGGCTTCGAGTACGCCAAGCAGCGCTGCACGGCCTATCCGCGCTGGGTCGTGGAGCGACGGCTGATGCCGCACTTCCTGGAGACGTACTTAGGAGTACTTTCCAAGTTGCGCGTGGGCCATCCGCTCGCGGTGAGCTCCGACAACGACGCGCTGCCCGACGTCGACTTCGCCTCGCTCATCAGCAAGAAGCAGGTGGCCGAGCTCGAGGAGAAGATCGCGGATGCCGTCTCGCGCGGCGCGGTGCCGCTCTATCGGGGAACGCTCAATCCTGCGGCGTTCATCGAGGCACAGGACCGCGCGGCCTACCTCCCGCCGGTGACGCTGCTGAGCACACCGCACAGCTGCGCGCTGTACCACAACGAGCCCTTCGGCCCGGTGGACACGCTCGTCGTCGTGGATTCGCTCGAGGAGCTCATCGCAGAGATGAACGTCTCGAATGGCTCGCTGGTGTCGTCGATTGCGTGCGACGACGCCGAGCTGGCGAAGACCATCGCCCAGGATCTGCGCGCCTTCAAGGTGGGCCACAACAAGCTGCGCTCACGCGGCGATCGCGAGGAGCTCTTCGGCGGCATTGGGCAGTCGTGGAAGGGCTGCTTCGTGGGCGGCGCGCTGCTGGTGCGCGCGGTGACCGCGGGCCAACCCGGCGAGACCTTGCCTGGTAATTATGAGGATTATCGATTTGAAGAGCGCTGGACCCGCGAGACGGAAGAGGCGCTCCAGCGCGAGGCCGAGGCGGGCGGCTGGGCGGGTCAGCCCGCGAGCCGCTGATACGCCGCGAAGACATCGTGGTCAAAGCACACCACGGTCGCGCGAAGTGAAGGCTGCGCGACCAGGCCACGCACGAGCTCATCCCACGCGGCCGCGACGGCCTTCTCGAGTGGATAGCGAAACGCGCCCGTGCTGATCGACGGGAAGGCGATACTCGCGAAGCCCTTCTCACGCGCGATCGCGAGCGAGCTCCGGTAGCAACTTCGGAGAACTTGTTCCTCGCCTCGCGTGCCACCGGACCAGCGCGGGCCGACCGTGTGGATCACGAACTTCGCGGGCAAGTTGAAACCTGGTGTGAGCTTGGCCTCACCTGGATTGCAGCCGCCGAGCTTGCGGCACGCCGCGAGCAACTCGGGGCCGGCCGCGTCGTGAATTGCGCCATCGACGC contains the following coding sequences:
- a CDS encoding O-acetyl-ADP-ribose deacetylase, whose protein sequence is MNQPEIIQGDITTLAVDAIVNAANESLLGGGGVDGAIHDAAGPELLAACRKLGGCNPGEAKLTPGFNLPAKFVIHTVGPRWSGGTRGEEQVLRSCYRSSLAIAREKGFASIAFPSISTGAFRYPLEKAVAAAWDELVRGLVAQPSLRATVVCFDHDVFAAYQRLAG